From a single Silene latifolia isolate original U9 population chromosome 6, ASM4854445v1, whole genome shotgun sequence genomic region:
- the LOC141586553 gene encoding F-box/kelch-repeat protein At3g23880-like, translated as MKTSKNPTSSSNYLPPEVWAQILSTLPAKTLIQFRCVCKSWCSIIDNPDFIDMHAQINYENNASNKLLVALEGMGKFGDQGCLLTVRDAQTLRKIDHIFRINSHNYRLIGSCNGLLLVKKSGSTYNKEELRLWNPCIRKSLLLPTCPLRSRHFLFDGLSCYLLGVAPCSKDYKVVAFELDNSLGKGNEKMYFSVYTLSNQQWTVRNTFNTSNLNTNNTYGLFYYLSTAVFLRGAAYWLGNNDKRIDGLTHLASFDFDKENVTFLELPFSWDLNTVAFPFLLGESLAVFSISVATSSIWVLQQDNKKGPWTLWFSGKSSENGYQVFSSCYIQCQQVFYCETDGGYFVCGNNAYYIGSCQVEPFKRSMSFHLNLETYSESLVLFKGYGARDLRSFP; from the coding sequence ATGAAGACAAGTAAGAATCCCACTTCGTCATCCAACTACTTACCACCTGAAGTTTGGGCTCAGATCTTGTCAACATTACCGGCGAAAACCCTAATTCAATTCAGGTGCGTATGTAAATCTTGGTGCTCTATTATTGATAACCCTGATTTCATCGACATGCATGCTCAAATCAATTATGAAAATAATGCGAGTAATAAATTATTGGTAGCTCTCGAGGGTATGGGAAAGTTTGGAGATCAAGGATGTTTGTTGACAGTTCGTGATGCTCAAACTCTTCGGAAAATCGATCACATTTTTAGAATAAATTCGCACAATTACCGTCTTATAGGTAGTTGTAATGGGTTGCTTTTAGTGAAAAAATCTGGTTCTACTTATAACAAGGAAGAATTAAGATTGTGGAACCCTTGTATTCGCAAATCATTGTTACTTCCCACTTGCCCACTTCGCAGTCGACACTTTTTGTTCGACGGCCTTAGTTGCTATTTGCTTGGGGTTGCCCCCTGTAGTAAGGATTATAAAGTTGTTGCGTTTGAATTGGACAATAGTTTGGGTAAAGGGAATGAAAAAATGTATTTTTCGGTTTATACTCTCAGTAATCAACAATGGACTGTCAGAAATACTTTCAATACCAGTAATCTGAACACTAATAATACGTATGGGCTGTTTTATTATTTATCAACTGCTGTTTTCTTACGAGGGGCAGCATACTGGCTTGGAAATAATGATAAACGAATAGATGGATTGACTCATCTTGCTTCCTTTGACTTTGATAAGGAAAATGTCACCTTTTTGGAACTGCCTTTTAGTTGGGACCTAAACACAGTTGCGTTTCCGTTTCTTCTCGGAGAATCATTAGCTGTTTTCAGTATTTCCGTGGCAACGTCCAGCATCTGGGTGCTACAACAGGACAACAAAAAGGGGCCATGGACTTTATGGTTTTCGGGAAAATCAAGTGAGAATGGCTATCAAGTCTTCAGTTCGTGCTATATACAATGTCAACAGGTGTTCTATTGTGAGACTGATGGTGGCTATTTTGTTTGTGGGAACAATGCTTATTATATAGGTAGTTGCCAAGTGGAGCCGTTCAAAAGATCTATGAGCTTTCATTTAAACTTGGAAACGTATTCCGAGAGCTTGGTGTTGTTCAAAGGATATGGAGCCCGTGATTTAAGGTCCTTCCCATGA
- the LOC141587878 gene encoding F-box/kelch-repeat protein At3g06240-like — translation MKRSKSPTTSSKFLPPEVWNQILSKFPAKTLLKFRCVCKYWRSIIDNPNFVQIHFQHSQFNSENNRLLVALEGMGCSGDQGYLLTVRDAQTLGIFDRIFRTHSYKYRIITSCNGLLLVAQFRYNYNQEEELRLWNPSIRKSLILPTCPFRPYSLDGLNCYLFGIAPSSKDYKVVAFKFKVDDTLGEEGKKMLLAVYTLSNRQWTVRNDPVNFTNLNIISMDGLFCNLSTAVFFRGATYWLGNNDKQRRLLTHLCSFDFDAENITCLELPFSVDEKCFFLFLFLLGESLAIFRISPITCSIWVLDQDNEKGTWTLRFSGKSSWDGFKVFNLCYVKCRKVLYCETDGGYFVCGDKTYNIASCKVEPLKISMSSHFYLETYSESLALSTGYGSRDLRSFP, via the coding sequence ATGAAGAGAAGTAAAAGTCCTACTACGTCATCCAAATTTTTACCACCTGAAGTTTGGAATCAGATCTTGTCAAAATTTCCGGCGAAAACCCTATTAAAATTCAGGTGCGTATGTAAATATTGGCGTTCCATTATTGATAACCCTAATTTCGTTCAAAttcatttccaacattcccaattcAATTCTGAAAATAATAGATTATTGGTAGCCCTCGAGGGTATGGGATGCTCTGGGGATCAAGGGTATTTGTTGACAGTTCGCGATGCTCAAACTCTTGGTATATTCGATCGCATTTTTAGAACACATTCGTACAAGTACCGTATTATAACTAGCTGTAATGGGTTGCTTTTAGTAGCACAATTTAGATATAATTATAACCAGGAGGAAGAATTGAGATTGTGGAACCCTAGTATTCGCAAATCGTTGATACTTCCCACTTGCCCATTTCGCCCCTATTCCCTCGACGGCCTTAATTGCTATTTGTTTGGGATTGCGCCTAGTAGTAAGGATTATAAAGTCGTTGCGTTTAAGTTTAAAGTTGATGATACTTTGGGTGAAGAGGGTAAAAAAATGTTACTCGCAGTTTATACTCTCAGTAATCGACAATGGACTGTCAGAAATGATCCCGTCAATTTCACTAATCTCAACATTATTAGTATGGATGGGCTGTTTTGTAATTTATCAACTGCTGTTTTCTTTCGAGGGGCAACATACTGGCTTGGAAATAATGATAAGCAAAGGAGATTATTAACTCATCTTTGTTCCTTTGACTTTGATGCGGAAAATATCACCTGTTTGGAACTACCTTTTAGTGTGGATGAAAAATGCTTCTTTCTGTTTCTGTTTCTTCTTGGGGAATCACTAGCTATATTCCGTATTTCTCCGATAACTTGCAGCATATGGGTGCTAGATCAGGACAACGAAAAGGGGACATGGACTCTACGGTTTTCAGGAAAATCAAGTTGGGATGGTTTTAAAGTATTCAATTTGTGCTATGTAAAATGTCGAAAGGTGCTCTACTGTGAGACTGATGGCGGCTATTTTGTTTGCGGGGACAAGACTTATAATATAGCTAGTTGCAAAGTGGAGCCGCTGAAAATATCAATGAGTTCTCATTTTTACTTGGAAACGTATTCAGAGAGCTTGGCGTTGTCCACAGGATACGGATCCCGTGATTTAAGGTCCTTCCCATGA